The sequence below is a genomic window from Methylotuvimicrobium sp. KM2.
AGCGTGGTCGACGACCGCAGCGGCGCCGCTTATCAGGAATACCGCTGCATCTACGGCGAAGACGCGGAGTCGGCGCTGCGCTTTCTGTTCAACGCCATGGCGCCCAAGGCCGACGCCGCCTATCCCTTCCAGGGACGACCTCAAATGCTCTATCTGGATAACGGGCCGGTGGCGAAAAGCCGGGTGTTCCAGAACGTGATGCAGGCGCTTGGCATCGACTGGCAGACGCACCTGCCGGCCGGCAAGGACGGCACACGCACCACGGCCCGCTCCAAAGGCAAGGTCGAGCGTCCGTTCCGGACGGTCAAGGAAGCCCACGAAACCCTCTATCACTTTCATAAGCCGGAAACCGAGCAACAGGCCAACGAATGGCTGCTGCGCTACCTGCTGAACTACAACGCCCAGCGGCATCGTTCCGAAGCGCACTCACGGATTGATGACTGGCTGACCCATCTGCCCGCCGAAGGGCTGCGCGAAATGTGCACTTGGGAGCAGTTCTGCCGCTTCGCCCGCGAACCGGAACGGCGTAAGGTCGGCATCGATGCCCGTCTCAGTATTGATGGCACCCAGTATGAGGTAGAATCCGCCATGGCCGGCGAATCGGTCATCTTGCTCTGGGGCCTGTTCGACGACGAGCTGTTTGTCGAATTTGACGGCGAACGCTTCGGACCGTACCGACCGGTCTCAGGACCGATTCCGCTGCATCGCTACCGGGCCTTCAAACGCAGTCAGGCCGATCAGCGTGCTGCCCGCATCCGCTCATTGGCGGCTCAGCTCGGCTTGCCGATTGCGGCGCTGTCCGGCAACGATGTACGCCTGGCGGAGCCAGAGCTCCCGGCAACTATGCCCCGGCAACCGTTCGATGCCGAAGCGCACGAGTACCACTATCCAACGGTTGTTGCCGCCAAGCTGGCCATCGCCGACGAGCTGGCGGCACCGC
It includes:
- a CDS encoding IS481 family transposase, which translates into the protein MPADSLLRLRQRLDQLPPKSPERAAQVAAVASLYGISSSTVYRALNHINKPRSAHRADYGKPRKLPRFELERYCELIAALKLRTTNKNGRHLSTRRAIELLEDYGVETAEGLVQVPKGLLTRPTVNRYLTLWHLDQPRLTREPVAVRFQAEHSNDCWQFDISPSDLKHIDKPDWIDPAKGQPTLALFSVVDDRSGAAYQEYRCIYGEDAESALRFLFNAMAPKADAAYPFQGRPQMLYLDNGPVAKSRVFQNVMQALGIDWQTHLPAGKDGTRTTARSKGKVERPFRTVKEAHETLYHFHKPETEQQANEWLLRYLLNYNAQRHRSEAHSRIDDWLTHLPAEGLREMCTWEQFCRFAREPERRKVGIDARLSIDGTQYEVESAMAGESVILLWGLFDDELFVEFDGERFGPYRPVSGPIPLHRYRAFKRSQADQRAARIRSLAAQLGLPIAALSGNDVRLAEPELPATMPRQPFDAEAHEYHYPTVVAAKLAIADELAAPLAKLPPEDKAFIDQVLAETLTRRIVLAKVRDYFRDKTGAQHAG